In the genome of Helicobacter sp. MIT 05-5293, the window TATCGGAGAAGAAGACATTAGAAACACCCATGATCACTTTGCCGTCTTTACTTGCAAACAGCGGCACTTGCATTTCACCCGCTTGGATCATCACAAGTTTGACATCAGGCGTGCTTTGAAGATTCTGAATTTTGAGAATCTTCACATCTTGCTTGGTATTTTTCTTGATGATTTCTTGCAAAGTCTGTTCAAAACTCGCTGCAAAAGTCAATGAAGCAAGAGCGAAGAGAAGAAAAAAGCCACTTTTTTTCATTTTTGATCCTTTTAGTTTGATACTTATTGCGAGTAAGATTCTATAATGTTTTAGATAATCTAAAACCACACCCACGCAAAAAACGCAAAAGGTCATCAATGTCTGTTTCTTCTGATACCAATATGCCTAAGATTCTGTGCTCTTCACATTTTCCTTTTTCTGTGCGTGAAAGTGTGCGTTTTATTCATCGTATTACTTTGGGGCTTGGGTCAAATCAAGGGCAAAGTATGAAAATCTTAGAATCTGTCTTTAGGCATATTAGCAAACATTCACAGATGCAGATTCTCTGGAGTTCTCCAATATGGCGCAATCCCCCATTTGGCTACACACAACAAAATGATTTTTATAATGCCGTGCTTATCATTGCGACAAGTTTGAGTGTGCGTGAAGTGTATGCTCTTATCTTTTATATCGAGCGGCGATTTGGGCGCGGACGCAAGAGGGCTTTTAAAAATGCTCCGCGCACATTGGATATTGATCTGATTTTTTATGATGAGGTGCGCATCAATGGAGGGGATTTGATAATCCCTCATCGATGTTATGCGCAAAGGGCTTCGGTGATGCTACCTCTAAGCTTTTGTCCTAGAAATTTGCACTAAAGCTAATCCAATAGTTTCTGCTTGGTAAGATTCTTTGATAGCGGTTTTGTGCGGAATTTCCACTAATGGCATAATCCATAAAATACACATCAAAGAGATTATTCACCGCAAAGGTGAGCATATAAGTTTTGTTAAACTTATAAGTTGCGGCAATATCTACTAATTGATAGTCTTTGTAGTATGGTCCTACAGCTTCACGCACATTGGTTCTTGCATTTCCTGCGATTGTTGGTGTTTTAAATTTCCCACTCCAGCGGATATAAGCATTGAAGTTTTTATAAGTATAGCTTGGCTTAAGAGTAAAAATATGCTTAGGGATAGAGTTGATAGGCTCACCTTTTGAAGAACCACTGCTAAGATTCTTTGTATAGGTGAATCCATAGCTTGCATCAAGCGCAAATCCATAGAAGGGCTTGACTTTTAGGCTTGCCTCTGCACCGGTTACAAGGCTTTTATCGATATTACGATAGGTGGCACACTTCCCTTGACACTCCCCATACCAAGGTATTGACATTCCACTCTCACTACTTAGAGTCTCGATTTGGTTATTAAAATCGGTGTAATAGCCTGTCAAGATAAACATCGCAGGTTCTGTATCTACGATCGCAGACAGTTCATAATTCCAGCTTTGCTCGGGTTTAAGGTCTGGATTCCCAATGGTAGTTGTTGCATTACCATTTTTATCTTTTGATTCCCAAGTTTCTTCAGATGATTGTAAAAGTGTGGGGATTAGCATACCACTAGCCACCCCTGCCTTGAAAGTCAGCCAATCGGTAGGATTATAATTCACATAGAATCGCGGATTAGGAACGGTTACAAAGCGATCACTATAAGTGTAACGCAAACCTAGTGTCGCACTCACATAGCGATTGATAAGGTATTCCCCCTCGGCAAAGATAGCAGCTTGATTTTGATTTAAAACTCTGTGTTTATTAGAAAAAGTCCCTGCTAATTGTTCATAGAGATAATACAACCCGCCATTAAAGATAAGGCTTCCCGCTCCGCCAAAGTCAAAGTCGTTATTATAGACGGATTGTAGTGCGGCAATTTGATTCGTCCTTTTGCTACTCCAGTCGATATAATCTCCCTTTGTTCCACCAGTATGGATACCACTACTCACTCCATAGTCTCTGTGTGGAGCAATGATATTATAGGTGTATTGTGCGTAAGAAGAGAGTTTCCCCCAGCTGTAATTCCCATCGTGATTTAAGACATTATTGACTTTATACATTTCTTGCACACTTGTGATTGCACTTTGTGAGGTGCTCAAAGAGCCAAATGTCCCGTTATACACTTCAGAATCTAAATAAATATAATCACTCTTCGTGGGTGTGTAGTTGAGCCGAAATCCTGCATTCCAATTTT includes:
- the folK gene encoding 2-amino-4-hydroxy-6-hydroxymethyldihydropteridine diphosphokinase, whose translation is MPKILCSSHFPFSVRESVRFIHRITLGLGSNQGQSMKILESVFRHISKHSQMQILWSSPIWRNPPFGYTQQNDFYNAVLIIATSLSVREVYALIFYIERRFGRGRKRAFKNAPRTLDIDLIFYDEVRINGGDLIIPHRCYAQRASVMLPLSFCPRNLH
- a CDS encoding TonB-dependent receptor, translating into EQDKTGQNTISMRGLGSSYTLILIDGKRQNSSGGFIQNGLGNATSFMPPPEMIERIEVIRGPASIIYGSDAMGGVINIITKKHFSKVSAGVQLNTQLFEPHNEWGNNYGANAYVNTPLIKDKLSLNLRGSYRYNEPNAFLNPTGPSNGNPYAAHSSTGSQNWNAGFRLNYTPTKSDYIYLDSEVYNGTFGSLSTSQSAITSVQEMYKVNNVLNHDGNYSWGKLSSYAQYTYNIIAPHRDYGVSSGIHTGGTKGDYIDWSSKRTNQIAALQSVYNNDFDFGGAGSLIFNGGLYYLYEQLAGTFSNKHRVLNQNQAAIFAEGEYLINRYVSATLGLRYTYSDRFVTVPNPRFYVNYNPTDWLTFKAGVASGMLIPTLLQSSEETWESKDKNGNATTTIGNPDLKPEQSWNYELSAIVDTEPAMFILTGYYTDFNNQIETLSSESGMSIPWYGECQGKCATYRNIDKSLVTGAEASLKVKPFYGFALDASYGFTYTKNLSSGSSKGEPINSIPKHIFTLKPSYTYKNFNAYIRWSGKFKTPTIAGNARTNVREAVGPYYKDYQLVDIAATYKFNKTYMLTFAVNNLFDVYFMDYAISGNSAQNRYQRILPSRNYWISFSANF